Genomic segment of Terriglobia bacterium:
CGACGTCGATGTCGGGGACAGGGCTCGAACCTCCATGGCCCCAAGGCCGTGGGATTCTGAGGGGAGGTCCACCGAGGGTGTAAGACTCGCGGCACCTCTGCGTCCGCATGGGTGAGCGGCGCCGAAGCGGGACCACCACGAAGGCGGACCCGGTGAAACGCCTCGAAAGGAAAGGAGCTCCCCATGTCGAACCCGACCCAGGACTTCTGCTCCTGCGGAACCGCCTGCACTTGCTCCCCCCGCGTCCTCCGCCCAGAGACCGAGCCCTTGGTCCGGGCGGCCTGCTGCGAGGACGGCCGGTCTACCGGTCAGCCGACCCGGTGCGACTGTGGGTGCTGAAGCGCTCTCGGGGCCCCGCGGCGTATCCTCGTCGCGGGGCCCCGATTCCGTTCGTCCGGGAGGCACTTTCATGGATGGGAGCCAGGCCGCAGGCCCGCCCGACCCAGAGACGCTCGCCGTGTCGCCGGGAATCGTCGCGGTGCTGGTCGAGAACCACCGCCGGTTCCTCGCGTTCCTCGAGCGTCGCGTCGGCTCGCGGGACGTCGCGGAGGACATCCTGCAGGATGCCTTCGTGCGCGGCCTGGCCCGTGCGGGCCAGCTCCGCGATCAGGAGTCGGTCGTCGCGTGGTTCTACCGCTCGCTTCGCAACGCGCTGGCCGACCACTGGCGCCGGCGAAGCTCCGAGCGGCGGATCTTCGACGATGCCGCGGCCGGGGCCGAG
This window contains:
- a CDS encoding RNA polymerase sigma factor; translation: MDGSQAAGPPDPETLAVSPGIVAVLVENHRRFLAFLERRVGSRDVAEDILQDAFVRGLARAGQLRDQESVVAWFYRSLRNALADHWRRRSSERRIFDDAAAGAEPSVDPELMKTVCECATALLDTLKPEYAEALHRVELDGVSVKDFAREKGVTPNNASVRLFRAREALRRQVERSCGTCAEHGCLDCTCGGSACG